The Triticum aestivum cultivar Chinese Spring chromosome 6D, IWGSC CS RefSeq v2.1, whole genome shotgun sequence genomic sequence GAGAAACTTGCCTCAATGAGCACTAAATCAGCCCCTGATTGCCCAAATCGCAGCACATGCCTGTGCGTTTTTCAGGGATACCGTCCATGTGCTACGTGGCCAGCATGAAGATACTGGTTGAAGCCGAGGAGTAGGGTGAAGCATGTTGCATGATTAAGCCTCGTCTTTCTTTCTATTAAGAAAAGAAAATTGGATGGTGAACATCGTCAGAAAATTGGAGTATCTGTTAGTAGATGAAGATTTGGCTTCTATTGGTTTTGTGTTCGAGTGAAGTCCATAACGAAAGCAGTTTTGTCATACTCCTTCCGTAAATATAGGTGTTTTAaatattccaatatggactacatatgaagcaaaattaatgaatctacactcttaaatatgtttatatacatctgtatgtagttcatattgaaatctctaaaaaagacttctatttaggaacgaagggagtactacattGCTTCTGTGCTAGCCCCTGTTCTCTGTTGAATGACTACACTGCAGAGTCCAATGGATATTAGACAAATTTATCTAATATGATACTAGGGCTGAAGTACTCAGCATGTTTATTATGAATGTGCATGTATGCTTTTTCATTTGATTTCTGTTCTCTGATAGGCTGGTTCATAGGTGATGGAACTTCCCATTGTCTCAtgtgtactcccttcattccaatgAATAAGTCGCACACGCTTTTTAAAAAtctaactttgaccataaattagaTCAATAATATATATATTTTCAACACGAATTCAACGATAATTTAATAAAAAATAACTCGTATTTGGTTGGTCTAATCTATGGTCAAAGTTGAATTTTGAGAAGCATGTATGCCTTACTCATTGGAATGGAGGAAGTGTGAAGGGTGCAGGTGCGCGAGAGCTATATCCCGCCTACTGCGAGACCGAGGGGAATGGCTTTGTCTCCCTTTGCGCAAGACTGAAGGAGGTCTTGCCTCATCGGGCACCCTTCCGTCTCTGGTATCGGGTCGGCCAAATCCTTCATGCTCGTTCATTTTTCTTATCTGCTTCTTCATTCCTTCGTTTTCTTGTCTCTTTCTTAATTTTGTTTATATTTTTGGATATATTCTAAATACATATATTCGAAAAGTtcatttaattattattttttaaaacgtTCGCCGTGCATTAGAAAAATGTTAATGCAGCGTAATTTTTTGTTCAGGCAACTTATATCAAATGTTGAcatcattcaaaaaaatgttcgtgacaTTTAAATTTTTTTCacgtgtttcaaaaaatgttcgtgccaTTTCAAAACCACACTTACACAATGTAAAACAAAAATtcatgtaattcaaaaaaaattgtaccATTAATAAAATATACGTGACATATAAAAATTGTTGACGCATTAACAAATATGTACGTGACATTTGAAACAATGCTTATACTATGTAAAAACTATAAACATAGTTTAGAAAAACGTATCGTATCATTCAAAAATATGTTCAAcgtatatttaaaaaaatatttaataCATATTCAAAGCATACTCAAAACATTTATTTGAATAATGTTCAATGTGTATCTCAAACATTCCTGGTGTGTACAAAAAATGTAGAATGTGTATTGCAAAAAGTATAGATGTATATTGGTCATAAAAGGAAAATAAACGGGTGAAGAAACACAGAaaactgaaaaataaaaataaaaaattgataAAAACCAACATAAAAACCCGGGCGGAAGCTTCTAAACAAGACTTAATTGGCCATAAAAGCTTCCTAAAACCCACTCCCTAGGAATCAACATTGAGCCGGCCATTCTGGCGATAGCCTACTGGCGAGATtatgagcataattggtttgatgtcaaaaattggcatgccaaattttggcaactgccaaatttTGGCTAGAGATTGGTTGCTTGCCAATTTTCATTGCCAATCTCAGAAGAagttgccaaatgttggcaacttCTGATTTTGCCAAATAttggcttgccaaatattggcaatgccaaatgttggtagcaaaccaattatgctTTATAGCCCCATTGAGACAAAGTTCCTTCTTGCAATAGGCGAGAGGTAAGATGGACCGACCCCATGAGCAACGTACACGAGCAGTTTTACAAAGGTTTGCACATGTTCATGAAACACTTAATCCGTTTTAATTTTTCTATTCAATTATAACaatttcccctttttctttttcttattgaaTATATGTCAACTTTTACTAAAACATTTTTTGTAAATGCTGAATATTTTTTataaacatttaacatttttcaatgcatgatgaatattttttcaaatacatgtaaacaatttttcaaatacacattgaaTTATTTTCCAATAAACattgatcattttttaatacatgtggAAGATTTTTCTGATACACTTTGAATATTTTTGTAAAATACATGATGAACAATTTTCCAAATACACATTCATAATTTTCTGAAAACACGTTGTAACTTTCTTGTAGAcacgtgaatattttttaaatacatgacgaAAGTTTTTCCAAATTTCATGAACAtagtttttgaaaagtttgaacaTTTTAAAATGTCACGTACATTTTTTTAAAACTTGTGCGAACAACTGTTTTGCAATACATGGACAGTTTTAAATGCGTGAACAATTTTTAATGACATGGTTATTTTTTTAAATGTACAAAATATTTTTAAACTAGGAGAACTAAATTTTACATTTCCCAGATATTTTCATTGCTTTTTTAGTTGGCATTTTTATAGTTAGAACCTGTAAAATGTGCATTTAGTATCTAATATGCTACGAGGGCTGCAGTATTCAGCGGGACCTCCTAATCGGCACCTTCTACGTCAGTTAGGGGTTCTGGCGACCATGTGCGTGCAGATATAGGCCGTGCCATCGAAGCAACACGATCAATGGTTGAccgtaaaaaaatcatgaattcaaaaagattcatggatttgaaaaatgtCCATGAATTGAAAAAAGAAATCTCCCAATTTGTTTTACAAAAATTTCACCCTGGAGACCTGGGTTTGATCCTAGGTTATgcccttttttgtttttgtttttcttttctctaTGAATTCTTAGCATATGTGTCCTCCCCTCTTTCTTAGCAGACGGGCTACACAATGTTGCAATTTCAGCCCAGCAACTTTCTGTTTaacctttctcttttctttttttggtcAGATTTAATTGCTTTTCAAAATATTCATTTGTTTCGAACGCTAACTCGAAATCTAACGTGTTATATATGGAAATTCATCAGAAAAATATTTGGATTCTAAATATGCTATTATATTGCATGTTAATCATATCTAAAATTGCATTTATGGTGGAACCTTTAATTAATACCTTCTTTATATGTAGTATTTTGGAAATGACTATTATATATGTTTCCTACCAAGTAATGCTACACATACATAAGTTTACGGGGGGTTTACAGGCAGGTGGATTTTGATTGGAGATTAAGGGGAAGGAGGGTCCCACCCCATGAAAATCGGGGGCGAGATGTTAGTTAGAAAGAAAGAATTCTAGTCAGCGCGTAATTGGGTGTAACTCTTTGTACGTTTACATTATTGGTTTCCTACCCCATTTAAATTGAGTAGTTGTGATAGTTTAGTGCTCTTAAAGAAGATATTATTGGCACCATAGGGGATATTGATCCCTACCAGCTACACTACTgtaattagcttatttgccgtctgcctgttctttgccatccgctggcggacggcaaagaaggtctttgccatccgtttacagaaaacggacggcaaagattctttgacGTCCGCTGGCTGGCGGCAAAGAGAGAGCTGGCCCCACTAAACGAGCtaattggaaaaaacttaacggcccccctctttgccgacggcaaagaggaaacaaagcggacggcaaagggtgggcggacggcaaagatgtgacctaactaacggccgagggggtgtttggcaggcggcgggggcggcggcgggtagtgggggcggcgggggctgctgtggtcgtcggggaggagagagggagagaaacagagagaagggGCGGGGTGGGGCTCAGCCGTTAGTTAGGTCACATCTTTGTCGTCCACCCACCCTTTGTCGTTCGCTTTgtttcctctttgccgtctgctaagtTTTTTCCAATTAGCTCGTTTAGTGTGGCcagctctctctttgccgtcagccagcggacggcaaagaacaggctgatggcaaagaaggtctttgccatcagcctgttctttgccgtccgttttctgtaagcggatggcaaagaccttctttgccgtccgccagcggacggcaaagaacaggcagacgataaataagctaattccagtagtggcTACCATATGCTAAATGTTACAATATGTACATAATCATCGTCTCTATTTTGCATAATGCATAATAATCAACCCATATACAATGATGTACACTAAACTGCTGATATGATGTTTATGTAAACATGTGGCTAACGTTGATTTCCATATTGTTTGAAATCCCGCCCATAAAGAATTTTGGAAACACATTGAGGGGATGTTTGGTTCAGAAGtcttaggactttttctagtcccagggactaataaaaaaagactctctagtagagtctttttctagtccctgtagaaaaagtccctcccgtttggttcctagagactttttagggactttttctagtctctgggactaaaaagtccctgaaccaaacaccccctgagTACACTAAAAAATAATCTCACATTTATGTTTTTTGCAACACCACTTATCATGTGTTTATTATCTGGCATCATGAATGATTGCAATGGATTTGCTGATTTCGTCGAGTGTGTGTATGAGGGGTGATGTTTTTTCTCCGGTTGctacgcacgggcatgtttgctagtaaacTACATAAGAGCATCTATAATCGTACCCCCTATACCCGCCCCAAACGCCCGGGCAGGCTGCCCGGTCACCGTTCGGACAAAAAAATACCACCCAACCGGATGCCACATATCCCGCCCAAACGCCTGGGCTGACCGGCACTCCACATACCCGGCCCATATCTAGGGCGGATATGGGAGGCCTGAATACGCCCGCCACTCGGACTAACCGCTAGGGTCCGTGCCAATTCGCCCATATCCATCCTCCTCCTTGCCCGACCAACCCTCCCCTCTTCTCTGTTGGCCGTCGTCCGCACAGCCGCCACCAGAGTTCCGCCGCCAACCAGGCCGCAACCAGACAAGGTAGCCGCCATCGGACGCTGCCCCGATACCCCCCCCCCCAAATATGTACACCTTGTACTGtacgtgttcgatgaaatgtcgaAGCCAGATTTTTATTCTTTCGGTCATTATTTCTATGTAACCGATGGATTCGTCGTGGAATGATGGCTATGGGAACCCTGACCTTCATGAATTCATATTCAATGAGTTCATCGCCTCATCGGATTTGGACGATGAGGATGCTgaaatgaggatgatgatgataatgatgatgagaaTCCAAGAGGAgtgggagaaggaagaggagcacGTCCTAAACTTCAACGGTTCCATAAAGGGGCGGGGAGCTATTCCCCAGGATAGGATTGCGGGTGCAAGGCTTTTGTACACAGACTACTTCACGGCGGACCCAACATTCCCTGATAATTTCTTTCGAGGTCGCTGCTGAATGAGCAGAAATTTGTTCTTGGGTATAATGGTTGTCATGGAGAAGGTTGATAACAACTTCAAGCTGAGGAAGGATTGTTGTGCACAACTTTATTTCTCTCCTCTGCAGAAATGCATGGTTGCTTTCAGGATGCTTGCTTGTGGGAAGGTCGCAGATGCAATTGATATTAAAATCAGGATGGGAGGGAGCATGGTCTTGGCGACCAAGGTGCAATTTACACGCACCGTGTTGAAGGTGTTTGAAGCAGAATACCTGAGAGATCCAACTGTGGAGGACACAGAAAAATTGTTGTCAATTGGAGCATCAAGAGGATTCTCAGGCATGTAAGGTTCAGCTGATTGCATGCACTGGCAATGGAAGAACTTCCCAAAAGGTTTGTGTGGGCAATACCAAGGTCACGTCAAAGAAGCCACCATCATATTTGAAGCAGTGGCATCAAAGGACTTGTTTTTTTTAGAATCACCGGGGGGGAgtttccccacctgaatatattactcaaattGGCCAAAATGCCAGAGTggtgatccagtttataaggaaaaccggatCGAAAACCTTAAACAAATTGACCCCGTTTATAAGGGAAACCGGGCCGAAAACCAAACAAGGCACGACCAAGCTAGCAGACATAAGACCAACACCATGAGGGACACAAGTAGATGTGGGGTGTCGTCGAGAGATCACAATACGAGGACTTTGCAAATAGCCGAACGCATCGGCGGGCAAACCGGCCCCATGGCACAACTCAGGAGCATCCACAGCCAACGAGTGTCATCCCTGACACGAACCTTGACTGGGGCTCCGCCATAGAAAGAACGGAACGAATAGCAGTTTGAGAGGCATCTTGCGCCATCCTTGAGCAAAGATGAGTCGAGACAACACCAAGAGCACCAAGCTCGCCGCAACACAACGGTAACCATGAGAGGGTCCTGAGCAACCATTACCAGAGCCGCATGAGAACACCACCACCGTAGACGAAGAGCTCCAATCAACCGAGACCATCCATGATGCCTCAAGGCTATTGGTGCAGCCGAAGGGCAACGAGCGACCGAGTCCACACCGGACGAAGAGTCACACGCTGCCAAGTCTACATCACAACACTGGCACCGCCGGCGAAGCCGAAGGGCATCAAGGAGCCGAGTCTACACCCGGATCGCTTCTCCGAGCACACCAGCAGAAGCCGGCCTCGCCACCACCACCGACCAACCCACAGTGAGCAGCCACCACACAATCCACCAAGCTGATGCCTTCAGGAAGGAATGCGTCGCGAATAGCGCCGCCATCGGCCGTTCCGGACGGACCAGGAACATGGGTTTCCCCAGGAGCCTCGAAGGGGAAGTCACTATGACAGTGATGCCTCCAAGGAGGTAAGCGGCACCCGTGGGCGTCACCATCGCCGGCTCCGGCAGGAGCTGTGGCTTTCGCCCAAGTGAGCAGACCACCTCCGAGGAGCACCGGTAGACTACGAATCGCTGCTCCCTGCACCACCACAGAGCAAGGGTCACTGCAGCCCGCCGCCGCACGTGACCAAATCCGGACCACTGCAGACCAGATCCTGCTCAGCCGCTATTGAGCAGCACCACCGCCTCAGGAGCACCGCACCTTGCCGCCGACGAAGTCGAGCAGCACCACCGCACCGCAGCCGTAAGCCTGCGAGCAGAGGACGGGGAAGCTGCCACCCCGCCCATCGAGGTCGGCCAGATCTGAGGGCCGAGCCAGGGGCCCCGCGCGCCGCCACACGAGCCGGTCCCTGACCGCCGGATCCGCTCCACGCCAGGCCAGGAGACGCCGCCGGAGGAGCCACCCACCGGACCTGCTCCCCTGGACACCGGGATGACGCCGCCGGCCGCCGAGCAGACCGAAGAAGAGCCAACCCCATCCTCCTCCGCGAGCACCCGGCGCGGCAGCAGCACCACGCCCAGGCCCGACCACCACGCCGCCCTAGCGGCCGCAGCGGCCGCCGTCGCTGCGCAGACCGAGGCCGCAACAGGGCAGTCCCGGATCGAACCCGGGTCATCCGCTGCGCCGCTCCACCACCCCAACGTCGCGCTCGAGCGGCCCAGCCACGACACGGACGAGATGCACGTCGCCGGAGCTGGCTATGCCAGATCCGAGACCCACACGAGAACACCGCCGCGGTCACCGAGGGAGGGCTCTACCGTGCCCGAGGCCTTCCCACGACGCGAGCAAGGTCCCCGCCACCACCGTCGGCCGCAGAGGCTTCGCCCTGCAgcttcctccggcggcggcggagaggagagggTGGATTTTGCGGCGGGGAGCTAGGGTTGCTTTTTTCCGCCCGAGCCGCTCGCACGGGAGCGACGCGGGGGCTCGTGGTGTGAATCAGTTTGTTGCATCAAAGGACTTGTGGATTTGACATTCTTTCTTTTGCACGCCAGATTGGTGCAATGACATCAATGTGATCCAACGATCTCCTTTGTTCAAGAGACTGTGATGGGGAAGCTCCACCGTGCAACTACACCATCAACAGACACAACTACACCATGGGGTACAACCTTACCGATGGTATCTATTCCCAGTGGGCGATGTTTGTGAAAACCATAGCTGATCCCCAAGGCAACAAACAAAACCGCTTTCAACAATGCAAGAGGCAGTTAGGAAAGATGTGGAGAGGGTATTTGGAGTGCTCTAAGCTCGTTGGGTTATTGTACGTGGAGATGCGATGATGTGAGAACCGGAGACACTTTGGCAGCTCATGACTTGTTGTgtaatcttgcacaacatgattgtCAAGGATGAGGGTGAAGGACCAACGCGCACGCATAATTTTGAGAAGGCCGGAACTCGTGCCTGCCTCCCGAAACAAGAGACGGAGTGCATTGTCAACTTTCTGTAGATGCATCGACAACTACGAGATCAACATGTGCATATGCCACTTCTAAATGATCTTGTTAAGCATATGTGGGTCCATACTAAAACACATTGCCTACAATTTATCAATCATGCACTATGAACAATTTTATGTTTGAACTATGTTTGGATTATTTGTATTTGTGTGAACAGAACTATGTTTGGGCAAGATGATCgacatgcatatgtttgcatgtatTTGATGTTTTAAAAATAGAGATTGTGGTTACAAACGGCTATATTTAAGGCATGTCTAGTCAGTGACCGTGGACGCGTCTAGGTACGTCAGGGATCTGGATTAGCCAATTGCGATTCAATTgcgattgtagatgctctaaatCACTGGCCTTGTACTCTTCTTACTTTTCTTAGTACTTTGTAACGTTTTGGTAGTTTAAATTAAACAGTAACGGAGGAAGTCGGTACGATTTCATCATTCAATCAAACAAATATTGTGAATCAACTTGTCGGACGAGAGCTCCGAGCATCGACAGCGGGATCAATGATTGACGGCTTGACGTGCCTCGTGCCAAATTGGATACAAAAAAAGGCTGTCGTCGATGCCAATCAGACAGTCGACCCAACCCATCGTGGGAAAGAAGCGAACCGACGACGACCTCGCGTTCCCTAGCCGAACGCGCACACGACACGACACATCGCTCGCTCCCCGTCACCAGCCGCCCATGGAGAACGGCGGCGACGCGAAATGGCGCTTCGGGGCGGCGAACCCGGCGGTCCAGGCGAGTGGCCGGCAGAGCCTCCGCGCCCTCGTCACCCGCGTCTTTGACTGCGTCGACAGGAGCGACCTGCGGCCCGTCGCGCCGCTCGGCCACGGCGACCCCTCCGCGTTCGCGTGCTTCCGCACCGCGGCCGCCGCCGAGGAAGCCGTCTCCGCCGCCGTCCTCTCCGGCAAGCACAACAGATACtccagcgccggcggcgtgcccgACGCCCGCAGGTACCGCTGCAGCAGCCTCAGTTTCTTCTCTGTTTCAATCAGCAGAGCACCACCGCACGCACCAGTAGTAAACGCGTAGATACTATGTGCTGCTGCAGCGCCGTCGCCGCGTACCTGTCCCGCGAGCTCCCCTACGAGCTCTCGACGGGCGACGTGTTCCTCACCGCCGGCTGCAACCACGCCATCGAGATCATGATGGCCGTGCTGGCCTCGCCGGGCGCCAACGTGCTGGTGCCGAGGCCGGGGTACCCGATGTATGAGGCGCGCGCCGCGCTGTGCGGCCTCGAGTTCCGGCGCTTCGACCTCCTGCCGGAGAAGGAGTGGGAGGTGGACCTCGACGGCGTGGAGGCCCTCGCCGACGAGAACACCGTGGCCATGGTCATCGTCAATCCCAACAACCCCTGCGGGTGCGTCTACTCGTACGACCACTTGGCCAAGGTATCCAGCATCTATCTACGTACACGTCTAGCTACATCTTCTTCCTCTGATTAATTAATACGGAGACATTTCACAGATTGCAGAGACGGCGAGGAAGCTCGGGATCATGGTGATCAGCGACGAAGTGTACGACCACTGCGCGTTCGGGAGCAAGCCGTTCGTGCCGATGGGCGTGTTGGGGGAGATAGCTCCGGTGGTGACCATCGGCGGCATCTCCAAGCGGTGGATGGTGCCCGGCTGGCGACTTGGGTGGATCGCAGCCACCGATCCCAAGGGGGTCCTCAGGGACAAGAACGTACGTACCTTCGTCCTTCTTTACCCCAACCAACTTCCAAAATGTGCTCACGAGGGCACCTGACAGACAACCTCCTGATAATTTTTTTCAGGTTCTACAGTCGATCATGAGCTACTGCGCCATCTCGGTGGACGCCGTGACGTTCGTGCAGGGAGCTCTGCCGCAGATCCTCGCCAACACGGACAAGGCCTTCTTCGAGAAGGCCATGGAGGTGATGAGGGAGGCGGCGGAGATATGCTACCGGAAGGTGGAGGGCATCGAGTGCATCACCTGCCCTCACAAGCCGGAGGGGTCCATGTTCGTCATGGTGAAGCTGGACCTCTCCTGCTTGGACGGCATCGCCGACGACGTCGACTTCTGCACCAAGGTCGCCCGCGAGGAGTCCGTCGTCATTTGCCCAGGTACCGTAGTACTACATTATCAATCAAATCAATCATGGATTCGGCTTATTTTGGACTGCTAATTATAGCGTGTATAGTATTGTTGTTGTCGGGTTTGCTGTTGATCACATAGCTTTCATTGTCGGCATTGATCCAAGCAACCTTACTAAAAACCAAATCAGAAGCAGAAATCCATAGTATCTAATTGTTTTTGCCTCCACCAGCATTCGTTGCTCTGTCGCCGTACGAATCAAATTATAATTGGACTAGTAGATTAATGCATCGATCGATCACAGAGAAGTTAAATGAACGTACAACAACTCTCGATCTCTCTTGTCTTTTGCAGCTGTTGCAAGCTAATAAGTTTCTTTTGCATTTCCTCTTTTATATCTTCATGCTTAAACTATCAACATATATGTTCAATGTTTTCCACGTTTCGTGTAGCTATATTGAGCAAATTGCATCCAAAGCACATCACTAGCGGTTCTGTAAACAAATATATGAGGAGTAATTCAGAATCTAGGGGTAATGACTAGAAGAAAAATGTAACGGCGACAATTCAGCAGCTAACTCAATCGACAGTGACTCGGCTTTTGCTCGAACTGAGCCTCCTTATTTACCAATCTATTTACCTCCTTTTCTTCTAATAACTTTGAATTTTCACTTGAAATTTGGCCAAACTATAAAAAAACACCTAAATGGCTGGACAAAAGGAGCTCCAAATTTTCCAAATACTAAGAAAAATAATTATATTTACTATAATGTCTTCAATTTTTACACGTTTTTTCATTCCACTTCATTTTTTTCTAAACTTTGAAAAATAGTCCAAACTCCTAAATGGCTTGGCAAAATCGGCTCAAAATTTGATTTACCATAACTTTTCCAACATGTTATGAAACTTTGAATCTTCAGTTCTTATTTGAATCTCATTGTTTAAATATCGTATGACTATTTTTTTAAATAACTGTTAGAAACAAAGCTCTTCTCCACATCCCCAAAAATAATCTTTCTACAACACATGGGCTGGTTCAATTTTACACTAATTAGCAGTAGTGGTATTCTGCAACTGAAAATTTAACACGTGCTCATGCACTACAGGGAGTGGACTAGGAATGAAGAACTGGCTCCGTATTACGTTTGCAGTCGATCCAGGCCTTCTCGAGGATGGCATGGAGAGGGTCAAGTCTTTCTGCCAAAGGCATGGCAAAGCCAAGGAGTTGAAGTGATATATGCATGGAGTGGGTTCTCCATAATAAATGTTTGGTTGTGCATGTGCAACTCGCGTTGCATATGGGAGAAATCAAACTCAGAAGAATGTACTAGTGAAAATGCAGCACAATTATGTATCTTAATTACGGAAAACCTATGAACATGAAAAATTTGAGTTCAATGCTGGCTCCACTAGCTTACACTCCCGACTGATGAGAATATCACATGGAAACCAACACTCAAAGAAATCTTGAAAAAaaggatgttaagaggatgatgttctaCTGTCatgcaaaatttcaagttgaaatacGTTACAGGATGTGAGCTATGGAAAAACAAGTTCAACGATGAATAGTCATGTTACTGTTTGGCACTATTGAATGTTGTTTTTCTTTTCATAGATCACATCTCGAatgtgtttgaatttgaattttcacATGGCAGTAAAACATAACCGTCTTAACATCCaatatttttgagtttttttaAACTTCAAAGTTAAACTAATTGATAGATATGTAGTTGAACTGGTTTACCAGAAAATATAGGTTGCTCGACATAGTCAGTAGTTTGTTCAACACGATatcaaaactgctttgtgtgacccCAGCGTACATCCTCACTTTGAGCGACTCGTGGGGGAGGGTGAGTGGTTAAGGTTGTGCGTTGACAACCCCTCTCCACGCTCTAAACCTGCTGCCGACGCGAGCA encodes the following:
- the LOC123145756 gene encoding nicotianamine aminotransferase 1; amino-acid sequence: MENGGDAKWRFGAANPAVQASGRQSLRALVTRVFDCVDRSDLRPVAPLGHGDPSAFACFRTAAAAEEAVSAAVLSGKHNRYSSAGGVPDARSAVAAYLSRELPYELSTGDVFLTAGCNHAIEIMMAVLASPGANVLVPRPGYPMYEARAALCGLEFRRFDLLPEKEWEVDLDGVEALADENTVAMVIVNPNNPCGCVYSYDHLAKIAETARKLGIMVISDEVYDHCAFGSKPFVPMGVLGEIAPVVTIGGISKRWMVPGWRLGWIAATDPKGVLRDKNVLQSIMSYCAISVDAVTFVQGALPQILANTDKAFFEKAMEVMREAAEICYRKVEGIECITCPHKPEGSMFVMVKLDLSCLDGIADDVDFCTKVAREESVVICPGSGLGMKNWLRITFAVDPGLLEDGMERVKSFCQRHGKAKELK